A single window of Ctenopharyngodon idella isolate HZGC_01 chromosome 24, HZGC01, whole genome shotgun sequence DNA harbors:
- the si:ch211-91p5.3 gene encoding uncharacterized protein si:ch211-91p5.3 isoform X4, whose translation MSSTQSYTRFSDENYKNWLKTTESLYILRTYIQDFIEKETETYHSSLRNKTYLKGQTCKRTCCDIKSACELCECWRKEIEANHNGKRNSIHWDNCRPHLWSKEKWEVAKAHMPRGHRKHGKFAEFDVAAILNLMSSCKHFNIPGKYVTNVINVRNSAMHSPDLKMSKEDMTRHHNTVLQLAKLLEPQIPKLKDLEKKITQFNNILDKNFNEAPCEVDGQQVDFQTMEVLNREQQALKDRIEDFIARFEGNQDGNDEEKPEDMEGLLDFLEQNKDLLENLGPEVEKLKETQAKVDQHEEKITNLEDRVDTLEKVTLDPVFPGNPLRYKNHLYEYCRAKKWPEDKFPVFTEILEAQGYRAEVKVNGQSFFGQRVFNDKKAAHQEVAYIALEQLKLQDESTDELSSSVTQPEVSCSSSSGITFFGKVTVDLDQEVVSSKCSSKEEATEAAYKVLWERFRISAPAEGRTYRSLIMEYFNRRRFQKPTELFDQNDDDTTICKLKLVGPFTFYDKDGSTKKRLAEQQAAKVALQHLSGILNCVISDTEENFKGFLKERLEMLRLKAAVYDTQEYKEEIREEKVTSGISPHLSNLSISQAAEKEHSELKSESISTSAQPTSGQESVRDPAPVLPDPQESSSPERKKPRIDFPEIEVLFNVYNLKPPHLKMENIKCNKNFKCTVEINLEKYTCNNKQGYDSKKEAIRKTYLLFGRAVSILDSGTDEKTPNAKVKQVFSQNSLLLPQEDVEGSAKPFYCSLKNISYKVIYTGQGSTEDEAKSDALQNALRSLSPLFDYASITGADSAEDVQNQLSSMLKGAGQKDPVISLKPLEQACIQLSFCDYTVKCTCQNSKKAARNHLSARILGLLGVETGANDASLRSRLNEWFAQQHLPQPVFEDTEEVLGAKATFSVQLTCCSPDWEDSWETAKVKLLQVLKERFIFLNDKNN comes from the exons TCTGCTTGCGAATTGTGTGAATGCTGGAGGAAAGAAATCGAGGCCAATCATAATGGGAAGCGTAACAGTATACACTGGGACAACTGCCGGCCACATCTGTGGTCTAAAGAAAAGTGGGAAGTTGCCAAG GCACATATGCCTCGTGGACACAGAAAACATGGCAAGTTTGCCGAGTTTGATGTCGCTGCCATCCTGAACTTAATGAGTTCCTGTAAACATTTCAACATCCCAGGAAAGTATGTGACAAAT GTAATAAATGTACGGAACAGTGCGATGCACTCGCCTGACTTGAAAATGAGTAAGGAGGACATGACTAGGCATCATAATACGGTCCTGCAGTTGGCCAAGTTGCTCGAACCTCAAATCCCTAAACTGAAAGACTTGGAAAAGAAGATAACACAG TTTAATAACATCCTGGACAAGAATTTCAATGAAGCCCCATGTGAAGTAGACGGCCAACAGGTAGATTTTCAGACCATGGAAGTCCTGAACCGTGAACAGCAAGCATTGAAAGACAGGATTGAAGACTTTATCGCGCGTTTTGAGGGAAACCAAGACGGAAACGATGAA GAAAAACCAGAGGACATGGAGGGTCTCCTGGACTTCCTGGAACAAAACAAAGATCTCCTGGAGAACCTGGGCCCTGAAGTCGAAAAACTTAAAGAGACGCAGGCAAAAGTAGATCAACATGAGGAGAAAATCACCAACCTGGAAGACAGAGTGGACACCTTGGAGAAGGTGACACTTG ATCCAGTGTTTCCTGGCAACCCACTTAGATACAAGAATCATCTTTATGAATATTGCCGTGCAAAGAAATGGCCAGAGGACAAATTTCCTGTTTTTACAGAGATTCTGGAAGCACAGG GTTACAGGGCTGAAGTGAAGGTGAATGGGCAAAGTTTCTTTGGCCAGAGGGTGTTTAATGACAAAAAGGCCGCCCATCAGGAGGTGGCATACATTGCCCTCGAGCAGCTGAAATTACAGGATGAAAGCACAGATGAACTATCAAGCTCAGTCACACAGCCTGAGGTCTCCTGTTCATCTTCCTCAG gAATCACTTTCTTTGGTAAAGTGACAGTGGATCTTGATCAAGAAGTTGTCTCTAGTAAATGCTCTTCAAAAGAAGAAGCAACTGAAGCCGCTTATAAAGTTTTATGGGAAAGATTTCGCATCAGTGCTCCAGCAGAAG GTCGGACATACAGGTCATTGATCATGGAATATTTCAACAGACGGCGTTTCCAAAAACCGACAGAACTCTTTGATCAAAATGATGACGACACAACCATTTGCAAGCTCAAACTTGTCGGCCCTTTTACTTTTTATGACAAAG ATGGCTCCACCAAGAAGAGACTGGCGGAGCAACAGGCAGCTAAAGTTGCTCTGCAGCATTTGTCAGGGATCCTCAACTGTGTTATATCAGATACTGAGGAGAACTTTAAAGGTTTTCTGAAGGAGCGTCTAGAGATGCTGAGACTCAAAGCTGCTGTCTATGACACTCAAGAGTATAAAGAAGAGATCAGGGAAGAGAAGGTGACCAGTGGTATTAGCCCACACCTTTCAAACT TATCTATCAGTCAGGCAGCAGAGAAAGAGCATTCAGAACTGAAGTCTGAAAGCATCTCTACATCAGCACAGCCAACATCAGGCCAAGAGTCAGTCCGTGATCCTGCTCCTGTGCTGCCAGACCCTCAAGAATCCAGTTCTCCAGAGAGGAAAAAGCCCAGGATTGATTTTCCAG aaatcgaagtgctttttaatgtatataatcTCAAGCCCCCACATTTGAAGATGGAGAACATAAAGTGTAATAAGAATTTCAAATGTACTGTGGAAATCAACCTGGAAAAATATACCTGTAACAACAAACAAGGCTACGACTCCAAGAAAGAAGCCATTCGAAAAACCTACCTGTTGTTTGGCCGTGCAGTATCAATTTTGGATTCTGGTACAG ATGAAAAGACGCCCAATGCAAAGGTGAAGCaggttttttctcagaattctctTCTTCTTCCACAAGAAGATGTTGAAGGCTCTGCAAAGCCGTTTTACTGCTCACTAAAGAACATAAGTTACAAAGTTATCTATACAGGACAAG GGTCCACAGAGGATGAAGCCAAGTCAGATGCTCTCCAGAATGCCTTACGTTCACTGTCACCTCTCTTTGATTATGCTTCAATAACTGGAGCTGATAGTGCTGAAGATGTACAGAATCAGCTGAGCTCCATGCTGAAGGGGGCCGGTCAGAAAGACCCCGTCATTTCCCTGAAGCCTTTGGAACAGGCCTGTATCCAGCTGTCGTTCTGTGACTATACAGTGAAGTGCACATGCCAGAACTCCAAGAAAGCAGCTCGGAATCATCTCAGTGCACGTATACTGGGCCTGCTGGGGGTAGAGACAG GAGCAAACGACGCATCTTTGAGAAGCCGCCTAAATGAGTGGTTCGCACAGCAGCATCTGCCGCAGCCAGTGTTCGAGGACACAGAAGAAGTGCTTGGAGCGAAGGCTACTTTCTCTGTCCAGTTAACCTGCTGCAGTCCAG ACTGGGAAGACAGCTGGGAAACAGCAAAGGTGAAGCTGCTTCAAGTGCTCAAGGaaagatttatttttctgaatgacaaaaacaattaa